In Deltaproteobacteria bacterium HGW-Deltaproteobacteria-6, the genomic stretch TCGGGCTTCGGGAAATTTCTCTTTTCCTCGTCGGTTGCCTGCCTCATACAGGCCAGCGGCAGCAGGCTGATCAAGGCGCCGCTTCCCAGCGCCACCCCGCCCCGGATCAAAAAAGTCCTCCGGTTGATGCCATCGGGAGATGCAGGTTCGGAGGAAACCCGCTCGAACCGTTTTTTATTGGATGATTTCATGAGTGTCATTCCTCCAGTCTCTTATCGATCGTTGTTTATTGACCCGCCGTTTCATAATATTTTTTGATATGAGCCGTCAGCCGGTAACCCTGATCCGCAGGCTTCGGCTCTTTGTCGGGAGTGGCAGGATCGGACACAATTTTTTTGCTAACCCCCGCGAAGAGGGCGGATCCGCCCAGCAACACCGCTCGCTTAAGGAATGTCCGCCGGCCGCTTGAGACTTTGATTTCCATCGCACTATTCTCCTTCCCCGGTAAAATTATGGTTTTTTGCCGCATCAGGCAGAAAGACGCTTTCGGTTTCCAGAAATGATCCGCCGAATCGGCCTGCGGACCGGTAAAAAGCGCCGTTTGCGGCTTCCTCGATATCGCTAAATAAATGCATCATCCACGGCGTGATATGCCGGTTAAAGAATGCCGTCTGTTCGACATAATCGATGCCGCTTTGTTTCCGGGTAATGATGGCCATGATTTCACAGAGCGCACCCGCATGATCTTCCGAGTCATGCCAGTCCGCCTGTCTTACAATACCAATGTGCATCAGATCGGCGCGCAGAGCGGCCAGCGGCGCCGACTGAATCTTTTTTTCCGTATACCAGGACTCATAGGGGATGATCCGGCCGCAACCGAGACCGATGAAAAGCCGGTTGTATTCTTTTTGAACGGCGGCCGGCTGAAAGGCCTGACCTGCCAGCTTCAGCGCGGCAAACGCATTTTCCAGCTTCTCCGGAAGCCCTGCATCCCAGTATAAAGTCATCAGGATCTCCATCATCACTTCGGACGGAGGGCCTTGCAGAAGAGATGCCAGCAGGGCATAGCCGTCAGAGCGCAGGGCTGCATAGGAGTTGATCCAGGACCACGGATGGTTCTTTTTTATCGTACCGGAAATTGATTCCATGTTTTCATATCCTCAGAAAGCAGTGCATCCCGCGTCCGGCAGGTGCGGCACATTTGCAGGCGGCTTAATTGCCGTTCGTTTCCGAACATCCAATGGCCGGCAAGGTTGTTTTGGATGCGGTTGATCATGGCCTGGGAGGCAAAAGGAATACCGCATGCAATACACCGGGCCGTTTGAGATTCATGGAGCGCCACGGCGGTTTCCAGCCTGTCCGGATCACAGAGCATACGAGGCTGCAAACGAATGGATTTTTCGGGGCATATGTCCTCACACAAACGGCACTGGTGGCAGCGGGATTCAATCAATTCGAGTTTCGGCACGCTGCCTGCCGCAAGCAGGGCTTTGGAAGGACAGGCATCAACGCAGGCCATGCATAAGGTGCAGGTCGAATCGACCACGATCGTCCCGAAAGGAGAGCCATCCGGAAGGGGCAGTGAGGGCTGCTGCGCGTTGAACCGGTCATGGAGCCGCTGTACCGCCATTCTGAGCAGTGTTCGTTTATCAGGTTGATGAGAAAACTCATCCGGCAATGGAAAAGGCTCATCCGCTGGCATTGCACAGTCCGGTACCACAAAAATTTCTTTTTCAGACTGATGGTTGTCGGGTGGAACGGTAAAACGAATTCTGTCCTCGGGCGCTCCCAATCCGCGCAGGATGGCCCGGCCCAGCCGGGTCTGCCACCGGACCGCGTCAATCACGGCCGGAGTATTTTCCGGATCACAGACGACAACCACATTGCCTGCCCCGTATATCAGAGCGGCCAGCAGCATTTCCGCGCCGACATGGCTGATATGATCCATTACCATGATTTTATGATCGGGGCTGCATTCATCCATCGGGAATGTTGCATACCGGTCGTCTTCATCATCCGAAATGATCAGTGTTGTGACAGGGGCATGGCCGGTCAGCAGGCGCCTTAAAGCATCCAGCCGCTCTGCTTGGGAGGGGTAAACCAGCTGAATGGCGTCCGTCGGACAAACCAGAGCGCAGCTGCCGCAACCCCGGCAAATATCGTGGTTAAAGGATATTCTCCCTCCGGCGGACTGGATGGCTTTCTGCGGACAAACCGCAAGACATTGCCCGCAGCCGCTTTTGCGGGAGCGTCCATGCAGACAACGGGTCTCCTGAAAAAGCGTAAATTGCGCCACGGACACGGACGGCAAATTTGTGGATTCATCCGCTTCGTTTCCCCGTCCGGCATGGTTCGGGAGAACGGATTTGTCGGACGATAGAGCCGCATTGCCGCCGCAATGCCGGATCTTCATCTGATGAAGCATGTCGGCGGTTACAACACCGTCGAGCGTCTGGAAGGTTCGACAGTTTCCGTTAAGATCGCTCAGGTCGTCTTGAAAATTGAATTCGGCAGAATGGAAATCGATGGTGATGCCTGAGGCCGTCTTGTAGCCTCCTGCCGCAACCGGATCTTTCCCGTCACCGGAAAGCTCAGCTTGTTCTCCTTCCATTGCATTTTTCATATCATTTTCCCGGCATGTAAGATATTCCTTTAGCCATTTTGATTGAGGTGACGACGTTAACCGCTGGCTTCTTCTTTCCGGAAACCCTATGGTAAATTATGCCGTCGTGAGGCTGAACACAATGATGATAAAGTGTAAGCAGATTGGCAGGTCAAGCCTATCATCCCGTTTGGACAAACAGCCGCAAAGCAAAATTGGGAAACTCAGCATGATGGGAAATAGGATCCGGGGCGCGTTCCTGTTCGGAAAGCAGGTAAGATGCCGGCTTCCGGACGCAAAGGCCGTGAGATCATCTCTCCATGAGTAGAACGGGTTTAATCGTCTTGCCGCTCAAAGAATCTTTCATGGCCCGGTTGATATCTTTAAAATCATAAAACTTCAAAAGCCGATCAAAGGGAAATCGGCCCGAGTGATATAATTTTATCAGCCGGGGAATGAAAATCTGCGGGACGGAATCCCCTTCCACAACATGCACGGCTTTCATCCCCCGGGGCAGAAAATCAGGTGTATCATTGCCGGTGAAGAAGGCAATGGTGCCTTTTTTTCCGGCAATCTCCGGTGTGAGATGAAGCATCTGGTCGTTGCCGGTGGTTTCCAGCACGTAATTCACGCCGTTTGCGGCAATTTCTCTTATGGCCGATGCCGCATTCATCTTACGGCTGTTGATGATATGCGTCGCCCCCAGCGCAAGCGCGACGTTCAACCTGTATGGCGAAATATCCACACCGATGATCGGACAGGCGCCCGCAACACGGGCCGCCATGACGGCCGCAAGGCCGACGGCACCCGTGCCGAAAACGGCGACGCTTTCACCCCTGCGAACATGCAGCATGTTCATCACCGTACCCGCCCCCGTTTGCATTCCGCAGCCCAGCGGTGCAAGAACTTTCAACGGCAGTTTCCGGGAAACCTTGACCATGTTGCGCTCCGTTGCCAGGACATGGGAAGCAAAGGAGGACTGGCCCAGAAAGTGGCCACGCACACCGCTTGCCTCCAGGGCATTACTCCCGTCCGCTCTGTGAAAACCGAAATTCAGCTCATAAAAACGACGGCATTTATTCGGTCTCCCGCTTTTGCATGGATGACATGTTCCGCAGGATTGATAAGACAAAATGACATGATCACCGGGCCGCACAGCCTTGACTTTGCTTCCGGTTAATTCGACGACGCCCGCCCCTTCATGACCCAGCACCAGCGGTCCGTCGGATGCCTCCCAGTGGTGCACCATGCTGATATCCGTATGACATACACCGCAGGCCACGATCCTGATTAATGCCTCCGAATCCTGCGGACCTTCCATTTCCAGCGTTTCGATTTTGAGCGGACCGTCCTGTTTGCACACAACGGCTGCCCGAATTTTGATGCGGGTTGATTTTTTTATCGGAACCATAACGGCTTCTTTTTTTGATGCTGCCCCTTCACCGGCTCCATGCAGAATACCCATCACTCCCCAACCGCGTGTTTCAGGCGTTGCCTTTACAAAAACGCCCGCAAAGCGAAACGGTTTACAGATGGCCGATCAGGAGGAGCAGCATAATGGCCAGCCCATGCAATACCCACCAGCCCGGCTTGAACAACATGAAATACTGCATCATGATATCCTCCTTTTATTTCCAGAAGTAGACACCGATGAGGTAAACGGCGGTTAACGTCACCATGTGCACAAACCAGAATCCCATGTTCGGAAAACGGAAAAATCTGCCGGTTCGCCTCGCACCATCGGGTTGTTTCATCACGGCGTCCATTTCAAAAAGGGCTTTGCCCAGTGCAAATTTCCCCCAGAGAATCACAATGTCGGCAAACAGCGTTCCCAGCAGGATTGTCCCGAACGTCCAAACCTGCGGCGGATGTTCAATGGAAAAACGCGTCATGGCAATGGTGCCGACGATGACGGTCATGCCGTTGAGAAGGTAGGCGAAAGGAATTGTTGAGCGGAAGATAAATAGAACGGGAATGATAAACACACTGATCAATCCGGCTATGGCCGGTATCCAATACTGCGCGTTTTCGGCAACCGGATGGATTCTCAGATGAAGCAGCCAGCCGCCCAGCGCCAGGAAAAAGACGGCCAGTATCAATATCAACCGGAGATAATCTTTCTTTTTCATCCCGCATCTCACCTTCAGGCAATTATTATACCGCACCGGGCATCATCAGCAACCGCATTTCTTTCGAATGGTTCGCTCCTGAACGGGACCGTTATGGTCTCAGGGCTCCAAAACGGTATCCATCGTAATGCTGGCATTCAGTACTTTTGATACCGGACATCCCTCTTTGGCTTTTTTTGCCGCTGCGTTAAAGGCATCACCGGATGCTCCGGGTATTTTTGCCTTGACGTCAAGATGGACAGCGGTAATGGAAAAGCCGTCGCCCTGTTTTTCGATGGTGACGGTTGCCGTTGTCCGGATGGTATCGGCGGTCAGCCCCGCCGCGCCCAGTTGTCCGGACAGGGCCATGGAGAAGCAGCCGGCGTGCGCCGCGGCAATCAGTTCTTCCGGATTAGTCCCGATGCCGTTTTCAAAACGGCTGACAAATGAGTATTGTGTCCCGGATAAGACACCGCTGTCCGTGGTCAAAGATCCGCGGCCATCCTTTATTCCGCCCATCCATACTGCTGAAGCTTTGCGTTTCATGGAGCAATCTCCTTTAACTGATGATAACGGTGAACATGCTAATCGACTGTATTTTCTGCGCGGGCAAAGGTCTCCATGCTGTCTTTTACCTAATGCATGTGCCCTTTCTTCATATCATGCTTGGCAGCAGGATTTTTAGCCCCTTTATGATGTTTGTCATGCGGATCTTTGCCGGCTGCGTCAAGATAGATCCGCTCCACATAATGTGTATATTCAACATACGCTGCGACAAACTCCCTGCCCTGCTCGACACTGTCATCCTTATGCCGGTAAGTCGCTGCCGCACGCTCGAAACGATTTTGAATACCGGCTGCAACATTGTCCGTGACCATTTTGACCAGGGCATCAGCAGAGCCGCCTGCCAGGGATCTATCTGCTTGCGTAATGACGGGCAAAACGTCACCTGCCGGTTTCAATCCGGTAAAAGGCGCTCCTTCTCCGTCCCGATGAATCTTGACGAGGGTCGCAAAAAAATGATGCTCCGCCTGGTCGGCGTTTTTCTTGCCCTGGGCGCGCTCGGCCCTGGCAAAGGCCGTACGAACGGCTTTCTCATCTTTTTGTTTCACCCACTTGAGCACCGGCGTGACATCTTTGGCCGCCAGGGCTTTCCTCGCATCCTGAATAACAGGTCCGTCCAAAGTATCGCAATGGGCGGAGGCAAAGCCATAAATCAGGAGAATCAGGGCCATTACAACGGCAGCAAGCAAAAGCGGCCGGGCGAAAACCGATTTCTTCTTCAGCGTGGCATTCCAGCCATTGGGCCATGTGGTATCCATGATGTTAAAAACCGAAAGTGCAGCTTTATGATTTGGAGCCAGGGAAAGTCCATACGGCATGGTCTTGCTGCAATTTCTATTCAACCAGCTGACATCAAGAACCGGTTTGGTGTTATTCATGATCTTTCTCCTTATGGCATTATTCTTAACAGCGGTTCCCTGTCCTTCATCGATGCTATTTAACCGGGAAGTTATCCGGATTGATAACAAACCATATATTGTTCACCCCCTGGCCGTTGGTTTCGCCGGGATTCTTGTCATTAACCCAGTAATAGAGCGGGTAGCCTCTGAAGGTTGTCTGCTTCAGGCCGTCTCCTCTGGTAATCGTTCCAAAATCCGCCGCCTCTGTTCCCTGGGGAGCGGCAACCGCTTCCCGGTAATAGACGGGCCATTTTTCCAGACAAGGACCGGCGCAGGCGCTCTTTCCTGCTGAATCCTTTTTAAACATATACAGGGCATGACCTTCCGTATCCGTAAGATACTTTCCAATTCCATCCTTTTTTTGAATTTTAACGGCATGATGCATCCCCATGACGGCGCTGATTCCCAACACCAGCACCCCGACTACAACCAGGAACATTGTGATTTTTTTCATTTCCATCTCCTTTTTTATTGATGATTGCTTCTCAAGATTGGAACGGTCAGGGATGCTTTTATCAAGATGCCCGATCGGAGCTTCGTCATTATCCGGTAAAAGCGCCCCTCCGGCCGCCGTTTTAAATTTCACAAAGATCAGCTTCTCACCAGCAACACGGGGCATTTGGCTTTCTTCATGACTTTATCGACAACACCGCCCATTAAATTGCT encodes the following:
- a CDS encoding alcohol dehydrogenase, encoding MVPIKKSTRIKIRAAVVCKQDGPLKIETLEMEGPQDSEALIRIVACGVCHTDISMVHHWEASDGPLVLGHEGAGVVELTGSKVKAVRPGDHVILSYQSCGTCHPCKSGRPNKCRRFYELNFGFHRADGSNALEASGVRGHFLGQSSFASHVLATERNMVKVSRKLPLKVLAPLGCGMQTGAGTVMNMLHVRRGESVAVFGTGAVGLAAVMAARVAGACPIIGVDISPYRLNVALALGATHIINSRKMNAASAIREIAANGVNYVLETTGNDQMLHLTPEIAGKKGTIAFFTGNDTPDFLPRGMKAVHVVEGDSVPQIFIPRLIKLYHSGRFPFDRLLKFYDFKDINRAMKDSLSGKTIKPVLLMER
- a CDS encoding OsmC family peroxiredoxin, which translates into the protein MKRKASAVWMGGIKDGRGSLTTDSGVLSGTQYSFVSRFENGIGTNPEELIAAAHAGCFSMALSGQLGAAGLTADTIRTTATVTIEKQGDGFSITAVHLDVKAKIPGASGDAFNAAAKKAKEGCPVSKVLNASITMDTVLEP
- a CDS encoding formate dehydrogenase, producing MEIKVSSGRRTFLKRAVLLGGSALFAGVSKKIVSDPATPDKEPKPADQGYRLTAHIKKYYETAGQ